In one Alnus glutinosa chromosome 14, dhAlnGlut1.1, whole genome shotgun sequence genomic region, the following are encoded:
- the LOC133858132 gene encoding uncharacterized protein LOC133858132 yields MLSPLFKKPTGKGTALALLQFNQQRQLHSRNKKAMEFIAKGWSALKEVDRVIDYCERNDRRLIPLLRTAKENFELALEADNLNTHARYWLSKLHLKYHVPGQCKAIGAALLVEAADMGNPDAQYELGCRLRVENDYVQSDQQAFYYLEKAVDQLHPGALYLLGTVYLTGDCVKKDIASALWCFHRASEKGHAGAAIAYGALLLRGVQVPESLAKLSSKRASSSTRARKNAESPVMDPVEMAKEQFQIAAKAGCDLGLKWLNRLEEEEKRILAG; encoded by the exons ATGCTGAGCCCGCTCTTCAAGAAGCCTACTGGGAAGGGCACTGCTCTTGCTCTTCTTCAATTCAATCAACAG AGACAGCTGCACAGTAGGAACAAGAAGGCAATGGAGTTCATAGCCAAAGGGTGGAGTGCTCTCAAGGAAGTTGATAGAGTCATTGATTACTGCGAGCGCAATGATCGTCGTCTCATCCCTCTCCTTAGG ACGGCAAAGGAGAACTTTGAGTTGGCTCTAGAGGCTGATAACTTAAACACCCATGCGAGGTATTGGCTGTCCAAATTGCATTTGAAATACCATGTCCCAGGGCAATGTAAAGCTAT AGGGGCCGCATTGTTAGTTGAAGCTGCAGATATGGGTAATCCAGATGCTCAGTACGAATTGGGTTGTCGTTTGAGAGTAGAG AATGATTATGTCCAATCGGATCAGCAAGCCTTCTATTATTTGGAAAAGGCTGTTGACCAG TTGCATCCAGGTGCTCTTTATCTTCTTGGTACGGTATATTTAACTGGGGACTGCGTGAAAAAAGATATTGCCTCAGCACTATGGTGTTTCCACAGGGCATCCGAGAAG GGACATGCTGGTGCTGCTATAGCATATGGAGCCCTTTTGCTTAGAG GTGTTCAAGTCCCCGAATCTCTTGCGAAACTCAGTTCGAAGAGGGCCTCCTCCTCTACCAGAGCAAGGAAGAATGCAGAAAGCCCTGTGATGGATCCAGTAGAGATGGCTAAAGAACAGTTCCAGATAGCAGCAAAAGCGGGATGTGATCTTGGCCTGAAATGGTTGAATAGActtgaggaggaagagaaacgTATACTTGCTGGATGA
- the LOC133857762 gene encoding DEAD-box ATP-dependent RNA helicase 52C-like isoform X1: MTWSDAGAESTHKPTRPSRPTYVPPHLRNNGVSVPADWDQPRLGRTGASRGRVRGRGRGRGGWRGWFNQNERWTPNQSNAPFGFDELEVVDHEEETNTVSGSINFEAYDDIPVQASGSDVPPPVSSFAEIDLGEGLNRNIKRCNYVRPTPIQRHAIPIAMAGRDLMACAQTGSGKTAAFCFPIICGILKRNHFSRPGPVACPLSLILSPTRELTSQIHEEAKKFSDQTGLKIVVAYGGAPMFRQLRNLERGVDILVATPGRLVDMIEKEKVSLRMIKYLALDEADRMLDMGFEPQIRKIVEQMDMPPSGARQTMFFSATFPNEIQRLASDFLSNYIFLAVGRVGSSTDLIAQRVEFVQDMDKRRHLMNLLRGQRENGTHGKYALTLVFVETKKGADALERWLSNNGFPAIAIHGDKVQMERERALKSFKSGTTPILVATDVASRGLDVPHVAHVINFDMPKDIDDYVHRIGRTGRAGNSGLATAFFGDKNLPLAKALVELMQEANQEVPLWLSNYAERASTTGNGGQSQRFGGSRFGGNDFRSESDNYYHSSTYGNTDPNVDAYAASSNALSHAVAGSGDCAATCADSYATGWC; the protein is encoded by the exons ATGACATGGTCTGATGCTGGCGCTGAGTCAACCCACAAGCCAACTCGCCCGTCTCGACCAACCTACGTCCCTCCACACCTCAGAAACAACGGAGTCTCCGTCCCCGCCGACTGGGATCAACCCAGGCTCGGTCGAACCGGTGCGAGCCGCGGCAGAGTCCGTGGACGTGGACGTGGACGTGGAGGTTGGCGTGGCTGGTTTAACCAAAACGAGCGCTGGACCCCAAACCAAAGCAATGCCCCATTTGGATTCGACGAGCTAGAGGTCGTTGATCATGAAGAGGAGACAAACACCGTGTCCGGGTCGATCAACTTCGAGGCGTACGACGACATTCCGGTCCAGGCCAGTGGCTCGGACGTACCTCCACCGGTCAGTAGCTTCGCGGAAATCGACTTAGGCGAGGGTCTGAACCGGAACATCAAGCGGTGCAACTACGTGAGGCCCACTCCAATTCAGCGCCACGCCATTCCCATTGCCATGGCCGGGCGCGACCTAATGGCCTGTGCCCAGACTGGGTCTGGCAAAACCGCTGCTTTTTGCTTCCCAATCATCTGTGGGATTCTGAAACGGAACCATTTTTCGAGGCCGGGTCCGGTCGCGTGCCCGCTTTCGCTTATTCTGTCCCCGACTAGAGAGTTGACTagtcag ATACATGAGGAGGCTAAGAAGTTTTCGGATCAAACCGGGCTCAAGATTGTTGTTGCGTATGGCGGGGCTCCGATGTTTCGCCAG CTCCGTAACTTGGAAAGAGGCGTTGACATTTTAGTGGCCACACCAGGGCGGTTAGTGGATatgattgaaaaagaaaaagtttcacTTAGGATGATAAAGTATTTGGCATTAGATGAGGCTGACCGGATGTTGGACATGGGCTTTGAGCCCCAGATCCGGAAGATTGTTGAGCAAATGGACATGCCTCCAAGTGGTGCAAGACAAACAATGTTTTTCAGTGCTACATTCCCAAATGAGATACAG AGACTTGCAtcagattttctttcaaactaCATATTTCTGGCTGTTGGAAGAGTTGGTTCCAGCACTGATCTTATTGCTCAAAGAGTCGAATTTGTTCAGGATATGGACAAAAGGCGTCATCTTATGAACCTTCTTCGAGGCCAAAGGGAAAATGGAACCCATGGCAAG TATGCTTTGACCTTAGTATTTGTGGAGACAAAGAAAGGAGCAGATGCATTAGAACGCTGGTTGTCCAATAATGGGTTTCCAGCAATTGCAATACATGGTGACAAAGTTCAAATG GAGAGAGAACGGGCTTTGAAATCCTTCAAAAGTGGTACTACTCCCATTCTGGTGGCAACAGATGTTGCTTCGCGAGGTTTGGATGTCCCGCATGTTGCCCATGTCATCAATTTTGACATGCCAAAAGATATAGACGACTATGTCCACAGGATAGGGAGAACAGGTCGTGCTGGTAATTCTGGTCTGGCAACTGCTTTCTTTGGTGACAAGAACTTGCCTCTTGCAAAGGCACTTGTTGAACTCATGCAGGAAGCAAATCAAGAAGTTCCGCTATGGCTCAGCAATTATGCTGAGAGAGCATCTACTACTGGCAATGGTGGTCAGTCCCAGCGGTTTGGGGGCAGCAGGTTTGGCGGCAATGACTTCCGATCTGAGAGTGACAACTATTATCATTCAAGCACTTATGGCAATACTGACCCTAATGTGGACGCTTATGCTGCTTCCTCTAATGCTCTTTCTCACGCTGTTGCTGGCAGTGGTGATTGTGCAGCTACTTGTGCTGATTCCTATGCCACTGGCTGGTGTTGA
- the LOC133857762 gene encoding DEAD-box ATP-dependent RNA helicase 52C-like isoform X2 gives MTWSDAGAESTHKPTRPSRPTYVPPHLRNNGVSVPADWDQPRLGRTGASRGRVRGRGRGRGGWRGWFNQNERWTPNQSNAPFGFDELEVVDHEEETNTVSGSINFEAYDDIPVQASGSDVPPPVSSFAEIDLGEGLNRNIKRCNYVRPTPIQRHAIPIAMAGRDLMACAQTGSGKTAAFCFPIICGILKRNHFSRPGPVACPLSLILSPTRELTSQIHEEAKKFSDQTGLKIVVAYGGAPMFRQLRNLERGVDILVATPGRLVDMIEKEKVSLRMIKYLALDEADRMLDMGFEPQIRKIVEQMDMPPSGARQTMFFSATFPNEIQRLASDFLSNYIFLAVGRVGSSTDLIAQRVEFVQDMDKRRHLMNLLRGQRENGTHGKERERALKSFKSGTTPILVATDVASRGLDVPHVAHVINFDMPKDIDDYVHRIGRTGRAGNSGLATAFFGDKNLPLAKALVELMQEANQEVPLWLSNYAERASTTGNGGQSQRFGGSRFGGNDFRSESDNYYHSSTYGNTDPNVDAYAASSNALSHAVAGSGDCAATCADSYATGWC, from the exons ATGACATGGTCTGATGCTGGCGCTGAGTCAACCCACAAGCCAACTCGCCCGTCTCGACCAACCTACGTCCCTCCACACCTCAGAAACAACGGAGTCTCCGTCCCCGCCGACTGGGATCAACCCAGGCTCGGTCGAACCGGTGCGAGCCGCGGCAGAGTCCGTGGACGTGGACGTGGACGTGGAGGTTGGCGTGGCTGGTTTAACCAAAACGAGCGCTGGACCCCAAACCAAAGCAATGCCCCATTTGGATTCGACGAGCTAGAGGTCGTTGATCATGAAGAGGAGACAAACACCGTGTCCGGGTCGATCAACTTCGAGGCGTACGACGACATTCCGGTCCAGGCCAGTGGCTCGGACGTACCTCCACCGGTCAGTAGCTTCGCGGAAATCGACTTAGGCGAGGGTCTGAACCGGAACATCAAGCGGTGCAACTACGTGAGGCCCACTCCAATTCAGCGCCACGCCATTCCCATTGCCATGGCCGGGCGCGACCTAATGGCCTGTGCCCAGACTGGGTCTGGCAAAACCGCTGCTTTTTGCTTCCCAATCATCTGTGGGATTCTGAAACGGAACCATTTTTCGAGGCCGGGTCCGGTCGCGTGCCCGCTTTCGCTTATTCTGTCCCCGACTAGAGAGTTGACTagtcag ATACATGAGGAGGCTAAGAAGTTTTCGGATCAAACCGGGCTCAAGATTGTTGTTGCGTATGGCGGGGCTCCGATGTTTCGCCAG CTCCGTAACTTGGAAAGAGGCGTTGACATTTTAGTGGCCACACCAGGGCGGTTAGTGGATatgattgaaaaagaaaaagtttcacTTAGGATGATAAAGTATTTGGCATTAGATGAGGCTGACCGGATGTTGGACATGGGCTTTGAGCCCCAGATCCGGAAGATTGTTGAGCAAATGGACATGCCTCCAAGTGGTGCAAGACAAACAATGTTTTTCAGTGCTACATTCCCAAATGAGATACAG AGACTTGCAtcagattttctttcaaactaCATATTTCTGGCTGTTGGAAGAGTTGGTTCCAGCACTGATCTTATTGCTCAAAGAGTCGAATTTGTTCAGGATATGGACAAAAGGCGTCATCTTATGAACCTTCTTCGAGGCCAAAGGGAAAATGGAACCCATGGCAAG GAGAGAGAACGGGCTTTGAAATCCTTCAAAAGTGGTACTACTCCCATTCTGGTGGCAACAGATGTTGCTTCGCGAGGTTTGGATGTCCCGCATGTTGCCCATGTCATCAATTTTGACATGCCAAAAGATATAGACGACTATGTCCACAGGATAGGGAGAACAGGTCGTGCTGGTAATTCTGGTCTGGCAACTGCTTTCTTTGGTGACAAGAACTTGCCTCTTGCAAAGGCACTTGTTGAACTCATGCAGGAAGCAAATCAAGAAGTTCCGCTATGGCTCAGCAATTATGCTGAGAGAGCATCTACTACTGGCAATGGTGGTCAGTCCCAGCGGTTTGGGGGCAGCAGGTTTGGCGGCAATGACTTCCGATCTGAGAGTGACAACTATTATCATTCAAGCACTTATGGCAATACTGACCCTAATGTGGACGCTTATGCTGCTTCCTCTAATGCTCTTTCTCACGCTGTTGCTGGCAGTGGTGATTGTGCAGCTACTTGTGCTGATTCCTATGCCACTGGCTGGTGTTGA
- the LOC133857317 gene encoding large ribosomal subunit protein eL34-like — protein MVQRLTYRKRHSYATKSNQHRIVKTPGGKLVYQTTKKRASGPKCPVTGKRIQGIPHLRPAEYKRSRLSRNRRTVNRAYGGVLSGGAVRERIVRAFLVEEQKIVKKVLKIQKAKEKLASKS, from the exons ATGGTTCAACGTCTCACATATCGCAAGCGTCACAGCTACGCCACCAAATCCAATCAACACCGTATCGTCAAAACTCCCG GAGGGAAGCTAGTGTACCAGACCACTAAGAAGAGGGCGAGTGGGCCTAAGTGTCCTGTTACTGGCAAGAGGATCCAAGGG ATTCCTCATTTGAGACCTGCTGAGTATAAGAGGTCCAGGTTATCTAGGAATAGGAGGACTGTTAACAGGGCTTATGGCGGAGTTCTTTCTGGTGGTGCTGTAAGGGAAAG GATTGTTCGAGCCTTTTTGGTGGAAGAGCAAAAGATTGTGAAAAAGGTCTTAAAGATTCAGAAGGCAAAGGAGAAGCTAGCCTCAAAGAGTTAA
- the LOC133857275 gene encoding large ribosomal subunit protein eL34-like, with amino-acid sequence MVQRLTYRKRHSYATKSNQHRIVKTPGGKLVYQTTKKRASGPKCPVTGKRIQGIPHLRPAEYKRSRLSRNRRTVNRAYGGVLSGGAVRERIVRAFLVEEQKIVKKVLKIQKAKEKLASKS; translated from the exons ATGGTTCAACGTCTCACATATCGCAAGCGTCACAGCTACGCCACCAAATCCAACCAACACCGTATCGTCAAAACTCCCG GAGGGAAGCTAGTGTACCAGACCACTAAGAAGAGGGCGAGTGGGCCTAAGTGTCCTGTTACTGGCAAGAGGATCCAAGGG ATTCCTCATTTGAGACCTGCTGAGTATAAGAGGTCCAGGTTATCTAGGAATCGGAGGACTGTTAACAGGGCTTATGGCGGAGTTCTTTCTGGTGGTGCTGTAAGGGAAAG GATTGTTCGAGCCTTTTTGGTGGAAGAGCAAAAGATTGTTAAAAAGGTCTTGAAGATTCAGAAGGCAAAGGAGAAGCTAGCCTCAAAGAGTTAA